The candidate division KSB1 bacterium genome contains the following window.
ATTACACGATAAGGAGCATGAATCCGGGTCAATATACTATGGAAATTTCTATGATTGGCTACAAAAAAACTCAGAATACTGGTGTAAGGGTTTTAGCAGATCAAACAACCAAAGTAGATGTTGAGCTTGAGGTTTCTGTTCTTGCCTTTGGTGAAGAGGTGGTTATTATTGGGGAACGACCCTTATTTGACATCGAAGAAACTGCCAGCCGAAGGAGTATTTCAAGCTCTGAAATTCAAGCGGAAGTTGTGGAAAGTGTACAAGATATTGTTTCTAACCAGGTCGGAGTCGTCAGGAGCGACGATGAAATCCATATCCGAGGCGGACGATCTTATGAAAATGCATACCTGATTGATGGCATGTCTGTTCAGGACCCCTTGTCCGGAACCGGATTCGGATTGCAATTAAGCATTGAAGCTATCGAGGAAGTTGAAGTGATTACTGGTGGGTTTAAGGCAGAATATGGTCAGGCGATGTCCGGGATCATCAATGTAAAAACCAAAGAAGGCGGAGCAAAATATACCGGCGCATTGTCTTATAAAGTAGACCACATTGGCAACTTTGATTCAGGAACCCCCATCATTGGCAATCTAAGCGAGCGAAGCAGCAACAGTTTTAATACCGATATTGCCGAATTCACTATTAGCGGCCCTGAACCTTTTTCCAATGTTATTTTGCCGCAACTGGGTTTAAACATCCCCGGTAAGATTTCCTTATTTAGCAGCCTGTATATGCAGATCAGCGATGGCTATACCCTGAAAGGAGCTAAGCAGCTTTTTTCATCAATTTATCATGGCACCCGTTATGCACCCCGGCAAACTAACAGTTGGATTGGCTTATTCAAACTCAGCTGGAAACTGGATCCAACTCACAAATTGATAATTTCTGGGAATCAATCCATCAATATCAACCAAAACTCAAAATCGCTGCAAACCAACCTTGAATTTGTCGAACCCGGACCGGGTTATCCATATGATTTTGAGAAAAATTTAGATAATTATAATACGTTTACCCATTTAAACAAACAACTTGCATTAACCTGGACCCACACACTCAATCCACAATCTTTCTATGAACTGAAATTGGCTCGGTTTTTCTCTCATTTGCGCACCGATGTCAACGGCAAACACTGGACTGAATATGAAGAGCCGCAGGATATTGTAACACAACCGATTGACTATTTTTATAGTTCCGACAGCTCGATTGTAAATGTTTTTCCAGGTGATGGTTTTTGGGATTCCGGGGATGGATTTACCTGGCATGATCATTACGTTGAAGAATATACTTTCAAAGGAAATTATACACGCAATTCCAAAAATAATGCACACAAGATCAAAACAGGAATCGAAATAAGTTTTTCAGAAATGCAATTGATCGATATCTTTAAGCCCTGGTTTGGCGATTTAGGGCTAAACAATGATATCTATCGAGTTTCGCCGGCCTTTGGTAGCTTTTATGCTCAAGACCAGATTAAATTTAAAGGATTAGTTGCCAATGTTGGAATGCGGTTTGATTACTGGTTCCCAGGTAAATATGTCGAGGATGCCATTGATAACCCGGAGATTGTTACAATAAGTGAAAATACAAGAGAAGTATTTAAAAATGAAACCCATAATTTTTTTGGTCGGCGATGGCGTGGACGAATTAGCCCGAGGTTAGGAATTTCACACCCTATTTCAGACAACCAGATGCTGTTTTTCTCTTATGGTCATTTCTCCAAGCGGCCAAAGCCTCAATTCGTGTATGCCAAACTAGGTGAGAACAGTGCGAAATCTACTTTTCAAAAATTTGGTAATCCAAGTCTGGATTTTGAGACCACTGTTGCTTATGAATTTGGAGTAAGGCATAAGTTTAGCCAGAATGATGTTTTTACAATTACCGCCTACTACAAGGATATTTTTGATTATGTCACAACTGTAAATTTTCGTGGGACTGGACGTTTATCCGGCAGATCATTTACAACTTATTTGAATTTGGATTATTCCAGATCAAGAGGAATTGAAGCTGAATATCGTACACGAGCAGGAAGATATTTAACCGGGTCAATTAGCGGTACGTTTTCTATTGCAACAGGCAAAAGTTCATCTCCTGACGATGCATTTTTAGTCTCACAAGGTTCGCTGAACGAGAAGCCCATTACTGAAGATTTCTTAATTTGGGATAGACCCTGGCAGGTTAGCGGCGTAACTAATTTTCATGTTAGAGAAGGAGAAGATTTAAAATTATTTGGCGTTAAAATTCCCGACAATTGGAATTTAAACATCCGTTTATTCGCCCAGGCCGGTAAGCGCTACACCCCGCTATTCGCTACCGGCACTATTTTACAGGATGGAAGGCCTGAATAC
Protein-coding sequences here:
- a CDS encoding TonB-dependent receptor; this translates as MKTLPKILFILTFLSLISILDVYAQTKGQITGKITDEETKEPLPGVNVMIKGTYYGAATDLQGNYTIRSMNPGQYTMEISMIGYKKTQNTGVRVLADQTTKVDVELEVSVLAFGEEVVIIGERPLFDIEETASRRSISSSEIQAEVVESVQDIVSNQVGVVRSDDEIHIRGGRSYENAYLIDGMSVQDPLSGTGFGLQLSIEAIEEVEVITGGFKAEYGQAMSGIINVKTKEGGAKYTGALSYKVDHIGNFDSGTPIIGNLSERSSNSFNTDIAEFTISGPEPFSNVILPQLGLNIPGKISLFSSLYMQISDGYTLKGAKQLFSSIYHGTRYAPRQTNSWIGLFKLSWKLDPTHKLIISGNQSININQNSKSLQTNLEFVEPGPGYPYDFEKNLDNYNTFTHLNKQLALTWTHTLNPQSFYELKLARFFSHLRTDVNGKHWTEYEEPQDIVTQPIDYFYSSDSSIVNVFPGDGFWDSGDGFTWHDHYVEEYTFKGNYTRNSKNNAHKIKTGIEISFSEMQLIDIFKPWFGDLGLNNDIYRVSPAFGSFYAQDQIKFKGLVANVGMRFDYWFPGKYVEDAIDNPEIVTISENTREVFKNETHNFFGRRWRGRISPRLGISHPISDNQMLFFSYGHFSKRPKPQFVYAKLGENSAKSTFQKFGNPSLDFETTVAYEFGVRHKFSQNDVFTITAYYKDIFDYVTTVNFRGTGRLSGRSFTTYLNLDYSRSRGIEAEYRTRAGRYLTGSISGTFSIATGKSSSPDDAFLVSQGSLNEKPITEDFLIWDRPWQVSGVTNFHVREGEDLKLFGVKIPDNWNLNIRLFAQAGKRYTPLFATGTILQDGRPEYTSDLDQNGESDDPFGELSVHWFWVNLNFEKYFKIFGLDYTFMMEVINLLDRDNPQIINPVTGQAYEFGDPTPTSWNDPLFPDTQAPLNPFPFNPARYLTQRNVRIGFSVRF